The Spirosoma foliorum genome has a window encoding:
- a CDS encoding mucoidy inhibitor MuiA family protein: MKIVLMITTLCLGSALSFAQVGATPVADEQRVQATLRQVTVFLTRAQLSSHAVSTLDVGTTRLVIDNVPAQTDPQSIQVSGKGDAIIQGVQFRTNFLTKASKPASLQRLEDSLRANREAYELLTVQEEVLQQEKKLILANQQVGGKTTGTTVKEVADMAAFYRERLTKIGQELLLLNRRMVEQKKRVERLDAQVTEQNAKRERPVGEIEITLTAKSKTPVELELSYVVSNAGWSPIYDVRVRDAKSPASLAYKAQVYQNTGFDWQNVRLTLSTANPALPGSQPQLSTDYVGFYEPRPKFKAASDNQMLQEVVVTSGNGGSQRSMSKASALSAPQLVNTATVTQAVDQPTNVSFVIALPYTILTNSRPQLVDVQTAELPAIYRYELTPKLDNDAFLTAQITGWDKLNLLNGPARIYFEGTFVGESSIDLTAAEDTLRLSLGRDKRIVAKREQVEDVNSRKTIGSNQRESHSYRISLRNTRQEPIDLTVYDQIPVSTDSRIEVSLTDAGGAGLNSETGKLTYRLILQPGESRALTFRYEIKYPKGRVLSE, from the coding sequence ATGAAAATTGTATTGATGATTACCACGCTTTGCTTAGGCTCGGCATTGAGTTTCGCTCAGGTTGGCGCGACACCAGTTGCTGACGAACAACGTGTCCAGGCTACACTTCGGCAAGTAACTGTATTTCTGACTCGTGCCCAATTGTCGTCGCATGCGGTGTCTACTTTAGATGTCGGTACAACCCGATTGGTGATTGACAATGTACCCGCGCAAACTGACCCACAGAGTATTCAGGTATCGGGCAAAGGCGATGCCATTATTCAGGGCGTTCAGTTTCGAACTAATTTCCTGACCAAAGCCTCGAAACCGGCTTCGTTACAACGGCTGGAGGATTCGCTACGGGCTAATCGGGAGGCTTACGAACTGCTGACGGTTCAGGAAGAGGTGCTTCAGCAGGAAAAGAAACTTATTCTGGCGAATCAGCAGGTTGGCGGTAAAACGACGGGCACAACCGTAAAAGAAGTGGCAGATATGGCCGCTTTCTACCGGGAACGACTCACCAAAATTGGTCAGGAACTCCTGTTGCTGAATCGACGAATGGTAGAGCAGAAAAAACGGGTGGAACGACTCGATGCGCAGGTAACGGAGCAGAACGCCAAACGCGAACGTCCTGTGGGGGAAATAGAAATAACCCTGACTGCTAAAAGCAAAACGCCCGTTGAGCTGGAGCTGAGTTATGTCGTAAGTAACGCGGGCTGGTCGCCGATTTACGATGTTCGGGTACGCGATGCAAAAAGTCCGGCATCACTGGCTTATAAAGCTCAGGTTTATCAGAATACAGGTTTCGATTGGCAAAATGTTCGTCTTACACTCTCAACGGCCAATCCGGCGTTACCAGGCTCACAGCCACAGCTATCAACCGATTATGTCGGATTCTACGAACCGCGACCTAAGTTTAAAGCGGCATCTGATAACCAGATGCTACAGGAAGTTGTCGTTACATCAGGCAATGGCGGTTCGCAACGAAGCATGAGTAAAGCCAGTGCCCTGTCGGCTCCTCAACTAGTGAATACCGCTACGGTCACACAGGCCGTTGATCAGCCAACGAACGTCAGTTTTGTGATTGCATTACCGTACACGATTCTGACCAACAGTCGTCCGCAACTGGTTGATGTACAAACGGCCGAACTCCCGGCTATTTACCGCTACGAATTAACGCCAAAATTGGATAACGACGCGTTTTTAACGGCCCAAATTACGGGATGGGATAAACTCAATCTGCTCAATGGGCCAGCCCGAATTTATTTCGAAGGCACCTTTGTGGGCGAGTCAAGTATCGACCTGACCGCAGCCGAGGATACGCTACGATTATCATTAGGCCGCGATAAGCGTATCGTTGCCAAACGGGAGCAAGTTGAGGATGTTAATAGCCGTAAAACCATTGGGAGTAATCAGCGGGAGAGCCATTCTTATCGAATTAGTTTACGTAACACGCGTCAGGAACCGATTGACCTAACCGTTTATGATCAGATACCCGTTTCG